The DNA region CTCCCTGTGGCACGTCCGCGCGGCACAGGTTACAAAACAGCGGACGTTGTCACTCCGGCACCCGCCGCAGGCCCCCTGAGAGAAATAAGCGAGTATCTTCTCAAACTTCTCATAGTCGGCAAACTCCGGGTGTACGGCGGCCTTCATCCGCGCCACCCGCTGGTACCCGGTCAGCATCTTCAATAACCGGGTACTGAGTTCCTTGATTTCCCCATTCTCGTAATCAGCGCACCTGCTGCAATCCAGGCCGCACGGCGCAAGATGCTTTAGAACCTCCACATATTCCACCGGTTCCCAACCCTCCTCTCCAGGCATACCTGTCACGGCATCGCCGAAACCGGGATCTCGAATTCCGGCATCCCGGTGGCATAGGGGGCGATCTCATACTGGCCGAAGTAAACGACGACGGCACCCTCTTTGATATAAAACGGCTGGTCTTCGCGGATCGTCTTCACGCGGTCGGCGGCGTCCTCATAGAAATCCTGGGGCCTCGCGGAGATCTGCTTGCGGATCTCGCCCGCCACCAGGCTTTGGTAGTCCTCGCCCGGCTTAAAGAAGTCCTTGAGCAGAAGCGTCTTCCCCGTCCGGGTATCCAGGTTCTCACCTCCCTCCAGGGCGGGCTGAAAGTCCCCGCCCCCGGTATTCGCCAGCCTCTTCGCGCCACCCGAACAACAACCGTACTCCCGGATGATTCCGCGTAGTCCCAATATACTTGGGCCGGCAACAGGCGTCAACCGTATCCTCTAAAAGTGAAAGGCCTTCCGGACGGACCGGAAGGCCTTTTCTCTAGCGCTTGTAGAAGGCTTTAATTTGCTTATGGATCTTCTTCCATTTCTCCTTGTCGGCGAGGTAGGCCTGCCGGTCAGTCTTGCGCGCCAGGTAGGCAAGCTCTTTCTGCAGCTTCACGTAGTTGCCGTAACGGCTTTGGTCCAGCGTTCCGTCGCGCAGCGCCGCGATGACCGCGCACCCGGGTTCGTTCTGGTGCCGGCAATCGGTGAAACGGCACCGCCGGGCCAGTTCCTCGATATCCTGGAAGGTGTCCTGGAGCCCCTGGTCGGAACCCCACAACTGCAGTTCCCGCATGCCGGGGGTGTCGATGATAATGCCCCCCTGGGGTAAGAAGATCATCCTGCGCTGGGTGGTCGTGTGCCGGCCTCGGTCGTCGTCCGGCCGGGTTTCCTGCACCCGCTGTATTTCCTCTCCGGTGAGCCGGTTGATCAGCGAGGACTTCCCGGCCCCGGAGGACCCCAGCAGGGCCACCGTCCGGCCTCGCCCCAGGTAGGGCCGCAGTTCTTCCAGGCCTTCGCCCGTCAGGTTACTGATCGCGTGGACGGGCACCCCGAAGGCGATGGCTTCCACGGCAGCCTTCTTAACATCCACGTCCTGGCAAAGGTCGGTCTTGCTGAGCACCACCACGGGGTCGGCCCCGCTTTCCCAGGCCAGCGTCAGGTAGCGTTCTATCCGCCGCAGGTTGAAGTCCCGGTTCAGGGCATTGACCAGAAACACGGTATCAATGTTGGCGGCCACGACCTGTTCCGCGCACTGTCGCCCCGCCACCTTGCGCGAGAACTTGCTCCGGCGGGGGAGAACGGCGTGGACCGTGGCCTTGCCTTCATCCCGTGCCGTAAACACCACCCAATCGCCGACGGCGGGGAAGCCCTCCGCGTCCGGGGATGCGTATCGCATTTTCCCGGATACTTCAGCAAGAAACTCACCGTGTTCAGACAGAACCTGGTAGAGGTGGCGATATTCAGTTGTCACGCGCCCGACAGCGAAGCCCTGTTCCTTAAACGGCTGATAATGCCGGGCGTAAAAAGAGTTCCATCCCAGTAGATTGAGGTCCAACGTGGATTCCTCCTGACCCGAAATGTCTGGTCATGGAACCCACAACCACCAAAGCAGTTGACATAAATCAACACTCCTTCATATAAAGTGTACCTCGGACACTTCAAGACGCGTCCGGGATAACCTGCTTGACCCGACTGACAATGCCCCGTTGTCCAAACGGATCCAGTAAAGCCCGTAAAAACAGCCCTGGCATCCACTACCTGATTATATCTCTATTGCGGTCCGCACCTCAATCGGGGTCAAATCTCGTGGCCGGCATACGGGAGGTGCTGAAATCCAGTTCGATCAACCTGATGCCGTCCGGGGTTGAACAACTTCATGCTCACTGTCTTCGCCCCCTGCGGCGGCCAGGACTCCTTGCGCATTCAAAGCAGGCCTGCCTTTCCGGGGGGCCGCCGGTTCTGCGGGTGAAAGGCTGGATGACTCTCTAAACGGTTTGAAACGGATATAAAAGGTGGTGCCTGTGGGTCCGGTACGAAAGTCCATTATCGCATTGTGTTTCTCCATAATCCTGTAGCAGGTGGCCAGCCCTAAACCCGTACCCTGTTCCTTGGTAGAGAAAAACGGGGTGCCTATTCTTTCCAGGTTATCCGGGCTGATCCCGGTACCCTCATCCTGTACTTCCAGGACCGCTTCATGGTCATTGGCATATGTTCTAACCGTTAGAGTCCCCCCGGGAGGCATCGCATCCAGACCGTTGCGCGAAAGATTGAGGATGACCTGACGCATGTCTTTACTGTTGAGCAACACCTCGGGAACTTCACCCAGGTCCAAGGCTATCCTCTTGTTTTCTTTGAGGGCATCGGCTTGAAGCAACGGCAGGAGTCTAAGCAGTATGGTATTAATGTTTTCCTGTCTTAGGAAGGTATTCTTGTCTCTGGCCAGAGAAAGAAACTCCCGGATGATACTGTTGGCTCTTTCCACCTCTTCGATGACCAGCGAAAAGTAGTTGTTATACCTTTGCAGGTCTTCCTTTTCTTGA from Thermoanaerobacterales bacterium includes:
- a CDS encoding DUF3795 domain-containing protein, with the translated sequence MEYVEVLKHLAPCGLDCSRCADYENGEIKELSTRLLKMLTGYQRVARMKAAVHPEFADYEKFEKILAYFSQGACGGCRSDNVRCFVTCAARTCHRERGVDFCFQCPDYPCDKEFFAPLKKNWRIRNDRMKEIGVVEYFNEYRKMPRY
- a CDS encoding RsiV family protein; protein product: MGLRGIIREYGCCSGGAKRLANTGGGDFQPALEGGENLDTRTGKTLLLKDFFKPGEDYQSLVAGEIRKQISARPQDFYEDAADRVKTIREDQPFYIKEGAVVVYFGQYEIAPYATGMPEFEIPVSAMP
- the rsgA gene encoding ribosome small subunit-dependent GTPase A, yielding MDLNLLGWNSFYARHYQPFKEQGFAVGRVTTEYRHLYQVLSEHGEFLAEVSGKMRYASPDAEGFPAVGDWVVFTARDEGKATVHAVLPRRSKFSRKVAGRQCAEQVVAANIDTVFLVNALNRDFNLRRIERYLTLAWESGADPVVVLSKTDLCQDVDVKKAAVEAIAFGVPVHAISNLTGEGLEELRPYLGRGRTVALLGSSGAGKSSLINRLTGEEIQRVQETRPDDDRGRHTTTQRRMIFLPQGGIIIDTPGMRELQLWGSDQGLQDTFQDIEELARRCRFTDCRHQNEPGCAVIAALRDGTLDQSRYGNYVKLQKELAYLARKTDRQAYLADKEKWKKIHKQIKAFYKR